TTTCTGCAACTTCCATTGCTCCTAAAACGGTTAAATCTACTCTTTGCGAACGAATCATTCCAAAGCTGGTGGCAGAATCGAAAAATGCAGAGCCTTGCAAGGTGGTAACGGTTTGTTTTCCTGCATTTATTAAATCGGCATCTACTTCGCTTTCTGTAGGAAAAGGACCTATGCCGAGTAAGCCGTTTTCGGATTGCAATACTACATTTACTCCTTGCGGAATATAATTGGCCACTAAGGTTGGAATACCTATACCGAGGTTTACATAAAAGCCATTACGTAATTCTTTGGCAATTCTTTGTGCTATTTGTTCTTTGGTAAGCATGGTTCAAAAATTAGAAAAAATTAGGTGAAAGCAAGTGTCTTTTTATTTCAATATTCCTGTAACGGGTTTTCCCACTGTTCCGTTTGGCATTTGTATTTTAAGCAATGCTGCAATGGTGGGTGCAATATCGGTGATGTATGTTCTTGAATAATCTTTGCCGTGTTTTACGCCCCAACCGTAAAAGAGTAGTGGAATGTGCGTGTCGTAAGGAAATATAGTGCCATGTGTGGTGCCTTTTTCAAAATCGTTGAGCCATGCTGGATGAAACAGAAGTTGAATATCTCCGGTACGATTGGGTTTGTATTGATTACTCAAACATTCTTTAAACCACGAATGCAGGGTTTCTTGTTGTAAATTGTTATAGGAAATTACGCGATCTACACCCTCAATTTTACTAAGTTCTGTAACCAATAATTTGCAAGCGGCATCTAAATCTATTTTTTCTGCTTGAAGAGCTTGGTGGTTAAGTATTATTTGTTGGTTGGTAACGGCACTTACTAAGTTTTTTCGCTGGTAACTTTTTTGTAGAATAGAATCTGTGAAATGGCGAAGTTTTTTGTCGAAGATATTGCCTGCCGGAAGATGGTTTTCGTGGCTAAATCCTGCTGCATGTGCTGCACCGTGGTCGGCAGAAAGAAATAGGGTGAAATTTCCGTCTCCAATTTTTTCGTTTAAAAAATCTATAAATTCTGATAATTCCCTATCAAGACGAATATAGGCATCTTCTGCCTCAACAGAATTGGGTCCAAACTGATGCCCTATGTAATCGGTAGAAGAAAAGCTAAGGGTTAAGAAATCGGTAGTACCTCTGTTGCCCAGAGTGTCGCCAATAATTGCGGCTTTGGCAAATGCCAAGGTAAGTGTGTTGCCAAATGGTGTGGCTTTAAGTACTTCGGTAAGCGGCTGCTTTTTTATTTCAGATATTTTGTGCTCAAATACGGGCTTGTCTTCATTAGAAAAGGTGCTTTCGTACCATTTGTCATCTTCGGTGCTTTCATAGTACTTAGAAATTTCGAGCAGTGTGTTCCAGTTTTTCTTTACATAGTTGGTGGGTAATTTTTGTGTGTTGAATTGCTGCACCCACATTGGGAGTTCTTTCATGTAGTAAGTGCTAGAAATCCAGTTTCCGGTGGCACCATCGTACCAATATGCAGCATTGGCAGTGTGCCCTGCAGGAAGAATAGAGCCTCTGTCTTTTAAAGCTACACCAATGGTTTTTGATTGTAGGTTGGTGGCAAGGCGGAGTTCATCGCAAATGGTGGAAGTGTACATTCTGCGGGGCGATTGCTGCCCTGCTTTTTGGCTGCCGCCTACAGATTGCACGGTGGTATCTTCGGTGCAATACACCATTTTTCCTTCGCTTCTATCGAACCAATCGTTAGCAGTGATGCCATGTATGGCAGGAACGCTGCCGGTATAAATTGCGGTATGGCCGGGTGCAGTGTAGCTTGGAAAATAATTGATGAAAGTTTGTTCGCAAGAGTATCCTTTGTTGAGGAGTCTTTTAAATCCTTCGGAAGTATATTTATCGGAGTAGCGGTATAGGTAATCCCATCGCATTTGATCTACTACTATGCCAATTACTAATTTGGGGCGGTCGGTAACGGTTTGTGCTGTAGTGCTCGCAACAATTGCTATGAGTATAAGCGTATAAATGGTACGTAGCATAATTGAGTTTTTCATATAACTGAATTGAAGAATAGAGCAACGAAGGAAATAAAAAGAAGGAATGCAAGGAAACAAATACAGAATTAGCTTTTTCCCTATTTTCTCTTTTCTTTGATTTTTACGTTTGGAGATTAAAATGGCAAAAGCCGCAGTTGTAAAACAAGAATCTTTCTTTGCAAGAAACGGGTTGCTTGTAGCAATTCTTTCGATAGTGTTTTTTGTGTTTGCCAATACATTGGTAAACGATTATTGCATGGACGATGAAATTGTTACTAATAATCATCCGCTTACATCGCAAGGTATTTCTGCTATTCCTGAAATTTTAAAATCGCCTTATTTTAAGGCAGATGTGTATTCTTATGAGTATCGCCCAATAGTACATATTTCGTTTGCTTTGGAACATCAGTTTTTGGGTGAAAGTGCAGGCATGAGCCACTTTGTGAATTTGATACTTTACATGGTGTTGGTGTTGGTGGTTTTTGCACTTTTAAGAGAACTCTTTCCATCGGTGAATGAAAAGATATTGGCCGTTGTTACCTTGTTGTTTGCATTGCATCCCACGCATACAGAAGTGGTGGCGAGTATTAAAAATAGGGATGAAATATTGGCGCTGCTGTTTACTTTTTTGGCATTTGGGGAGGCTATAAAATTTTCGGTAACCAATCAGTGGTGGCGGATATTTACGGTGCTTATTTGTTTTAATTTGGCAATGGGAAGTAAGGTAACAATATTGCCTTTTGCATTGGCAATTCCACTTTCTATAAGCATACTGTTGCAGCCTAAACAAGTGCTAAAAGTTATGGCTCTTGCCATATTGTTGCCATTGTTTGCTTCGTTTTGGATAGAAACGTTTTCGTTTATACAGCAATTGGTTTTGGTTGCTGCTTGTGTGTTGGTTGCTGCTATTCCTCACGCAGCCGCTTTTTGGAAGCAGGGTAAAGATTTTATGGCTTATTTGAGTGCCTCGTTTAGAGGTTATAGTGCAGGTGTGGGCGAAGTTGCAATAGAAGAAAATGCGGGATATTTTGTTGGTAGTCCGGTTCGGTTTCTTAAAATATTATGGCAATATAAATGGTGGATGCTACTGTTTGTATTGCTCAATGGAGGTGTGTTTTTACTTGGTGCACCGTGGTGGAGTTGGTTGTTGTTGATGGTAGGTATAGTGCTTGTTTTCAAGTATTCAAAGTCATTAGAGTTTAGAAAATTACTACTGCTGTGTTTTATTGTGCTGCAGTACGAAGTGTATTTACTTATATTTAACAACGATCCTTCGTTTTCATTTTTTGCAGGATTGATATTTTGTGGAATAGCATGGCGGCTAAAACTTATTCACCCAATATTTTTTGTGGTGTATTTGATTCCAACTATTGTGGTGCCTCCACAAGAAGTAATAATTCCTCCATACGCATTTGCTATATTTTGTGTGCCTATATTTTGGTTTCATAGTTCCAAGAAGTATCAAAGAATTATTGCTTATGTGTTAGGCTTTGTTTTTGTTGGAATGATTGCATCTTCCTTTTTTGGCAATGGTATTGTATATGTGTTGGGAAGAATTTTCATGTTGTTGCTGTTGGCATCAGTAGTTTTTTACGACTGGACTTTGAAGAGGTTTTCACAAGAAAAATTTTTGCTGTTTTTTTTACTTATTACAACCATTGCGGTTCAGTTAGATTTTTTAGAAACTAAATATTCTCATGCTTACCAATTGAAGTATGCTAAGGCAATACACACTACGGTAAATACAATTGAAACAGCTTCTCCTCCCAAGATTGTTCCAACGGCTTCGTACCGCCCGGTGTTGTTTGCCGAGTTTCCTATTGCTGAATTTCCACAGCCGATAGAAAAGAAAACAGCCTTAGCTGCCACGGCACTTTTAAAGTATTTAAAACTTACAGTAATGCCATACCCATTGGCTTTTTATTATGGATATAGAGAAATTGAAGTGTTGCCATTGAGTAGTTTTACAGTAATACTGTCGGTACTGTTGCATTTACTTTTGGTAGCTGCTGCCGTTTACTTTTTTAAGCGCAATATCTTTATTGCTTTTGGTATTGGTTTTTATTTAGTTGTTATTTCTCCGTTTTCAACGTTTTTTTATCCTATTCCGGGAGTAATTGCCGATAGATATTTGTTTGCTCCTACATTGGGTTTTGCATTGGTGGTGGTAGGAGTTTTGAGCCATTTTTTCAAAATAGATATTCATGCAAGGACCTTAACTAAGGCAAAGTTGCCATCGGCCGTAAAGATTATTCTGGCAGTTGTTTTAATGTGTTATGGCGGTTTGTCTATTGCCCGTAATGCCGATTGGAAAAACAGGCTTACGCTCTTTAGAAATGATATTCAGCATGTTGAAAATTCGGCACAGGCGCACAATTTGTTGGCATTTCATTTAACAATGGAAGCCCAAAAGGTTGCAATGGTTCCGGAGCGTATGGCTATGTTGGAAGAGGCTGTATTGCATTTTAAGAGGGCAACTGAAATTTGGCCCGGTTTTATGAATGCCACTTACGATTTGGGAAGAGACCTAGAGCAACTTGGCAGGTGGCGCGAAGCTGTGGATGCTTACCACCGAACTTTTAAAATAGATACCTCCTTTAGCGATGCCATATTTAGAGCCGGTATTATGTATGAAAACTTGTCTAATGCAGATTCTGCAGCAATTTGCTATGAGTATGTGGTAAAGGTAAATCCGGGAAATGCGCAGGCATTTAATAACCTTAGTTTCCTATATTTTAAAAAGCAGCAATACCAAAAAGCAATAGATGTATGTAAGCAGGCATTTGCTTTTAATTCGCAAAATAGCGACCCGTTGGTGAATATCGGGAAAACGTTTATGAATATGAGCCAAACCGATAGTGCTGTTTATTATTTTGAAAAGGCATATCAGTTCCGCAAATCCGATGTTGGGTTGGTGCAAATGCTACATCAGTTGTGGCGCGAAAAGAGCGCTAATCCGGAAA
This genomic stretch from Chitinophagales bacterium harbors:
- a CDS encoding alkaline phosphatase family protein, producing the protein MLRTIYTLILIAIVASTTAQTVTDRPKLVIGIVVDQMRWDYLYRYSDKYTSEGFKRLLNKGYSCEQTFINYFPSYTAPGHTAIYTGSVPAIHGITANDWFDRSEGKMVYCTEDTTVQSVGGSQKAGQQSPRRMYTSTICDELRLATNLQSKTIGVALKDRGSILPAGHTANAAYWYDGATGNWISSTYYMKELPMWVQQFNTQKLPTNYVKKNWNTLLEISKYYESTEDDKWYESTFSNEDKPVFEHKISEIKKQPLTEVLKATPFGNTLTLAFAKAAIIGDTLGNRGTTDFLTLSFSSTDYIGHQFGPNSVEAEDAYIRLDRELSEFIDFLNEKIGDGNFTLFLSADHGAAHAAGFSHENHLPAGNIFDKKLRHFTDSILQKSYQRKNLVSAVTNQQIILNHQALQAEKIDLDAACKLLVTELSKIEGVDRVISYNNLQQETLHSWFKECLSNQYKPNRTGDIQLLFHPAWLNDFEKGTTHGTIFPYDTHIPLLFYGWGVKHGKDYSRTYITDIAPTIAALLKIQMPNGTVGKPVTGILK
- a CDS encoding tetratricopeptide repeat protein; this encodes MAKAAVVKQESFFARNGLLVAILSIVFFVFANTLVNDYCMDDEIVTNNHPLTSQGISAIPEILKSPYFKADVYSYEYRPIVHISFALEHQFLGESAGMSHFVNLILYMVLVLVVFALLRELFPSVNEKILAVVTLLFALHPTHTEVVASIKNRDEILALLFTFLAFGEAIKFSVTNQWWRIFTVLICFNLAMGSKVTILPFALAIPLSISILLQPKQVLKVMALAILLPLFASFWIETFSFIQQLVLVAACVLVAAIPHAAAFWKQGKDFMAYLSASFRGYSAGVGEVAIEENAGYFVGSPVRFLKILWQYKWWMLLFVLLNGGVFLLGAPWWSWLLLMVGIVLVFKYSKSLEFRKLLLLCFIVLQYEVYLLIFNNDPSFSFFAGLIFCGIAWRLKLIHPIFFVVYLIPTIVVPPQEVIIPPYAFAIFCVPIFWFHSSKKYQRIIAYVLGFVFVGMIASSFFGNGIVYVLGRIFMLLLLASVVFYDWTLKRFSQEKFLLFFLLITTIAVQLDFLETKYSHAYQLKYAKAIHTTVNTIETASPPKIVPTASYRPVLFAEFPIAEFPQPIEKKTALAATALLKYLKLTVMPYPLAFYYGYREIEVLPLSSFTVILSVLLHLLLVAAAVYFFKRNIFIAFGIGFYLVVISPFSTFFYPIPGVIADRYLFAPTLGFALVVVGVLSHFFKIDIHARTLTKAKLPSAVKIILAVVLMCYGGLSIARNADWKNRLTLFRNDIQHVENSAQAHNLLAFHLTMEAQKVAMVPERMAMLEEAVLHFKRATEIWPGFMNATYDLGRDLEQLGRWREAVDAYHRTFKIDTSFSDAIFRAGIMYENLSNADSAAICYEYVVKVNPGNAQAFNNLSFLYFKKQQYQKAIDVCKQAFAFNSQNSDPLVNIGKTFMNMSQTDSAVYYFEKAYQFRKSDVGLVQMLHQLWREKSANPEKELYYYNELKKMGAIR